From one Amaranthus tricolor cultivar Red isolate AtriRed21 chromosome 17, ASM2621246v1, whole genome shotgun sequence genomic stretch:
- the LOC130804808 gene encoding BON1-associated protein 2-like has translation MLELTVISAQGIKSSSSFSLFSHHLKPFITITTTTFPLPSSSSSSLSSNSIKACRNCHVYSTKVDDVGGPNPIWGDKFLLPLDHTFFSSTNNYSCIYLQLFTKRALLGSTLLGWIHIPVCDIFDAHFPLGLTHHLSYRLRKRDGSKGNGVINVSCKFLGQLPVTRQRFDSGEKCLPAVDTWQIVTGWPMKMKCKG, from the coding sequence ATGTTGGAATTAACAGTTATTTCAGCTCAAGGAATAaaatcttcatcttctttttctcttttttctcaTCACCTGAAACCCTTcatcaccatcaccaccaccaccttccctctaccatcatcatcatcatcatcattatcatctaaTTCCATCAAAGCATGCAGGAACTGCCACGTGTACTCAACAAAGGTTGATGATGTAGGAGGTCCCAACCCTATATGGGGAGACAAGTTCCTTCTACCATTGGATCACACATTCTTCTCATCAACTAATAACTACTCTTGCATTTACCTTCAACTCTTCACAAAAAGGGCCTTATTGGGCTCTACTTTACTGGGCTGGATTCATATACCCGTTTGTGATATATTTGATGCCCATTTTCCTCTTGGGTTAACCCATCACCTTAGTTATCGGCTAAGGAAAAGAGACGGTTCTAAAGGGAATGGAGTTATCAATGTTTCTTGTAAATTTCTAGGTCAATTACCGGTTACTCGTCAACGGTTTGATTCTGGAGAAAAGTGTTTGCCTGCGGTAGACACGTGGCAGATTGTAACTGGTTGGCCAATGAAAATGAAGTGTAAAGGGTAG